The window CCGGCGCTCCCGCTCCGCGCGCATCTGCTTCTCCATCGAGTCGCGGATGCTGGGCGGCGGCTCGATCGCCTTGATCTCCACCCGGGTGACCTTGATGCCCCAGCGGCCGGTGGTCTCGTCGAGCACGCTGGACAGGTGCTTGTTGATCTGGTCGCGGCTGGTCAGGGCACGCTCCAGGTCGAGGGAACCGATCACGTTGCGCAGCGTGGTGACGGTGAGCTGCTCGATCGCCTGCAGGAAGTTGGAGATCTCGTAGGTGGCCCGCACCGGGTCGACCACCTTGAAGTACAGCACCGTGTCGATCGAGACGACCAGGTTGTCCGAGGTGATCACCGGCTGCGGCGGGAACGAGACGACCTGCTCACGCATGTCGACCTTGGTCCGGACCGAGTCGATGAACGGCACCAGCAGATTGAGGCCGGGCGAGAGGGTGCGCTGATATTTACCGAGCCGCTCGACCACGTCCATCCGCTGCTGCGGAATGATCCGGACCGACTTGGCCAGGGTGATCACCGCGAACATGACGATCGCGATGCCCAGAACCGCCAGAACCACTTCCATCACGCGCTCCTAAATATTGGGCAGGTCGTCGTGCCACACCAGGAGAGTCGCGCCGTGCAGCTTGACGACCCGGACACGGTCGCCCGGCACGAAGGTCTCCTTGTCGTCCACGGAGCGGGCCTGCCACAGCTCCCCGTCGATCTTGATCATGCCGCGGTCGCCCGTCACCTCCTCGATCACCGTGCCGAGCGAGCCCGCGATCGCCTCGATGCCGAACGGCCGGTCCCCCGTCTCCAACGCCGGTTTGGCGTGCCGCAGGATGACCGGGCGCAACGCCGCGACCGAGATGCCGGACACCACGGCGAAGACGATCAGCTGCACCAGCAGGTCCGCGCCGAGGGCCGCCGCACCGGCCGCGGCGAGAGCACCGGCGGCGAAGAAGATGACCAGGAACGTGGTGGTGAAGGCCTCGGCGATCGCGAGACCAATGGCGAGGACGACCCATAACACGGCTTCCACTCCCCGATCGTGGCACGTCCGCGCACGCTCCGAACAGTTAGACCCATGAGTTCGTCAGGAGGAGAGGACACAGCGTGACGTTGCTTCCGGAGACGTGCCGCCGCATCGATGAGATAGCCACCCGGGCGCAGTCCACCGGCCGGGTGCCGTCACTCGCTCTCGCCGTCGTCCGCGACCGTGTGGTGTTGCACTTCGCGGGCGCCGGTGAACAACCGCACCCGGACCCGAAGACCCAGTACCGGCTCGGCTCGATCACCAAGACGATCACCGCGACGATGGTGATGCAACTGCGCGACGAGGGGTTCTTCGCCCTCGACGATCTGCTCTACCGGCACCTGCCGGGCACCCCGATCGGCGGCGTCACCCTACGCCAACTGCTCGGGCACGTGTCGGGGCTGCAGCGCGAACCGGACGGCCCGTGGTGGGAACGCCATCCGGGCGGGGACGTGGACGCGCTGCTGGCCGAGTTGACCTACGAGAAGCTGGCCGGTGCGCCGTACCGCCGCTATCGCTATTCGAACCTGGCCTACGGCCTGCTCGGCGCCGTGCTGGAACGCGTCACCGGCGCCACCTGGAGTGAGCTGGCCGGCAAACGGGTCCTCGACCCGCTCGGCATGAAACGCACCAGCTACCACCCGATGGAGCCGTACGCCCGCGGTTATGTCGTGCACGCCCTCAGCGGCGCCCTGCACGAGGAGCCGCGCCCGGACACCGGCGCGATGGCCCCGGCCGGGCAGCTCTGGTCGACGATCACCGACATGGCCAAGTGGGCCGGGTTCCTGGCCGACCCGGCGCCCGCGGTCCTGGCCCGGGAGACGGTCGACGAGATGTGCGCGCCGGTGGTGATCAGCGATCTGGAGTCGTGGACCGCCGGGCACGGACTCGGGCCGCAACTGTTCCGGGTCGGCGAACGCGTCTACGTCGGACACGGCGGCTCCATGCCCGGCTATCTCGCGCACATCGCGGTGCATCGTGGCAGCCGGCTCGGCGCGGTCGTCTTCGCCAACGCCTACGGCCTCGACAACACCAGCATCCAGCAGGTCAGCCTGGACGCCCTGACCGCCGCCGTGGACAGCGAACCGGTCGGAGTCCCGGTCTGGCGCCCACCGGCCGCGCCACAGGGTGAGGCCGCCGAGATCTGCGGTCGCTGGTGGTGGATGGGCCGCGAACACTCGATCACCCCCGACGGCGACACGCTGCTGATGTCCGGGCCGTTCGCCGAGACGCGCTACGCGCGCGAGGCTCCGGACCGCTGGCGCGGCCTCTCCGGCCCCAACGAGGGCGAGGTCCTGCGTATCCTCCGCGATCCGGACGGCCAGGCCGAACGCCTGGACATCGCCACCTTCCGCTTCAGCCGCGACCCCATGCACCTGGCCTGATCATTCGGTACGCCGTGGGCCGCCCCCGACCGCGACCACCCCTCCCCACCCACACCGCGAGGTGACCGGCCCGGCACGGCCTCCGACGCGACCGCCGGGCTGATGCCGTCCCTTCCTCTCAGGGCCGTCCGGCCGGCTCGGGGGCAGCGCCGACGACCGGCCGGGAACGGGTGGCGGGCCGGGTGGTGAGGCCCAGGGCCAGGCCGGTGGCCACGATGGTGATGCCGAGCCAGACGGCCGGGGACGGGAGCGGGCCGCCCAGGGCCACCCCGGTCGCGGCGGCGGCGATCGGGGTCAGGCCGGTCAGCAGGCCGGCCCGGCCGGGGCCGAGACGGGTCACGCACGTGTACCAGAGCAGGAACGCCACCGCCGTCACCAGCACCGCCAGGTAGCCACCGGCCAGCAGGTCGTCCCGGTGGATCCGGGTCACCGCGGCCGGTCCCTCGACGGTCAGGGCCAGGACGGTGAACATCGCGGCACCCATCCACGTCGCGTGCACCGACACTCCGAGCGGTCCGTGACGACCCAGCACCGGGACGGCCAGCAGGGTGAACGCGGCCTCGCAACCGAACGTGACCGCCGCCCAGAACAGGCCTGCCGCGTCGGTCCGGCCGAGCCCCTGGACCAGCATCGCGCCGATCGTCACCACGGTCGCGGCGGCCAGCACCCGGGCGGCCGGGCGGCGTCCTTCGAGGACCGGGCCGACGGCCGCCAGCAGGATCGGGACGCAGGCCACGGCCACGCCGATCACCGCCGGTTCGGCATGCTCCGAACCCTGCACCAGCGCCACGTTGAAGATGACCAGACCGGTGACCGTGACGCCCAGCAGCCACAGCCACTCCCGGCCGCGCGGCCGGAGCACCGGCGACCCGCCGGCCCGGGCCCAGGCCAGCAGCAGGAGGCAGGCCACGGCGTAGCGGAGGGCCTGGACGGTGTGGACCGGCGCGTCGGTCAGGTGCCCGGAGACGGCGACGCTACCGCCCACGAAGATCATGCCGGTGGCACCGGCGAGGACCGGGAGAGCTTTCATACGTTGATGCTCGGACGGAGTATGGTCCGGTTCGAGGGCCAATTCGACGTCGATGAGGTGGACCAATTTCCGGATCGGACTTCCTCCAGTTACGGGCCGAGGAGGCGCCGGCCAAAGGGCTGACCGCATGGCTGGCCGAGGGACTAAGGGCGGCGGTCGCGGCCGGGCGGCTGTCCCCCGGTTCTCGGCTGCCCGCCACCCGGCAGCTCGCCGCCGAGCTCGGCGTGTCCCGGGGCGTGGTGGTGCAGGCCTACCAGCGAATCGTCGACGAGGGCCTGGCCGAAGCCCGGACCGGATCGGGGACGGTGGTCACCGGGCGCGGAGTGCGGCGGGCGGCCCGCCCGGCCGGCGACCGGCGGCGAACCCTCGACGAGCTGCGGCTACCGATCTCCACGCCGGAAAGTGTCGACATCGACCTGTCGCCGGGGGTGCCCGACCTGTCGGCGTTCCCACGGGCGGCCTGGCTGCGGGCCGAACGGGCCGTCCTCGACCGGGTGACCGCCGCCGACCTGCGGTACGGCGACCCCGGCGGCACCCCACAGCTGCGCGCTGCTCTGGTCGGCTGGCTGGCCCGTACCCGTGGAGTGCGTTGTGAGGCGGACGACATCATCGTCACCGCGGGTGTCGCGCAAGGGCTCGCCCTGCTCGCGCAGGTGTTGCGGGCCCAGAACCGGGACCTGCTCGCGGTCGAGGACCCGGGCTCGCGGGGCGCCGTCGACCAGATGGTGTTCTGGGGGATGCGGCCGGTCGGGGTGCCGGTCGACGAACACGGCATGCGGATCGCCGAACTGGCCGCGACCGGCGCGGAGGCGGCACTGCTCACGCCGGCGCACCAGTTCCCGACCGGGGTGGTGCTGTCACCGGAGCGGCGGCGGGAGCTGCTGGCCTGGCCGGGGTTGGTCGTCGAGGACGACTACGACGCCGAGCACCGGTATGACCGGGCGCCGGTGGCGGCACTGCAGGGTTCCGCGCCGGAGCGGGTCGCCTACCTGGGCAGCGTGTCGAAGTCGCTGGCCCCGGCGATGCGGACCGGCTGGCTGATCGCGCCCCGCGCCATGCAGACCGCGTTGCTCGCCGCCAAGCACGCGTCCGATCTGGGCAATCCGGCTCTGCCGCAACTCGTGCTGGCCGAGTTGCTGTCCTCGGGTGACCACGACAGGCATCTGCGCGCCGTCCGTACCCGGCAGCGGTCCCGCCGGGACGCACTGATCGCCGGTCTGCGCGCGCATCTGCCGGCGGCCCGCGTCGCCGGCGTCGCGGCCGGGCTGCATGTGCTGGTGCTGCTCCCGGGCGCGGCCGACGACACCGTCCTGGCCGACCGGGTCGCGGCCACCGGCGTACAGGTGCATCCGCTGTCCTGGCATCGACGCGGTCCCGGGCCGCCGGGCCTGGTGATCGGCTACGCCGCACATCCGCCGGACCGCCTCACCGAGGCCGCCGCCCGGATCGGCCGCGCCCTCAACTCGGACGGTCGTCCAGCACCGTCACGAAGTCGATCAGGCGCTCCATCGAGTTGATCAACGGGGTCTCGACGTCCCGGTAGGAGCTGACCGAGGCCAGGATCCGCCGCCACATGTCGGCCGGCTCCCGGACACCGACCGCCTCGCAGACACCCTCCTTCCACGGGCGGCCCGGCGGGATCACCGGCCAGGCCCGCAGGCCGACCCGCTCCGGCTTCAC of the Actinoplanes sichuanensis genome contains:
- the pdxR gene encoding MocR-like pyridoxine biosynthesis transcription factor PdxR, translating into MAEGLRAAVAAGRLSPGSRLPATRQLAAELGVSRGVVVQAYQRIVDEGLAEARTGSGTVVTGRGVRRAARPAGDRRRTLDELRLPISTPESVDIDLSPGVPDLSAFPRAAWLRAERAVLDRVTAADLRYGDPGGTPQLRAALVGWLARTRGVRCEADDIIVTAGVAQGLALLAQVLRAQNRDLLAVEDPGSRGAVDQMVFWGMRPVGVPVDEHGMRIAELAATGAEAALLTPAHQFPTGVVLSPERRRELLAWPGLVVEDDYDAEHRYDRAPVAALQGSAPERVAYLGSVSKSLAPAMRTGWLIAPRAMQTALLAAKHASDLGNPALPQLVLAELLSSGDHDRHLRAVRTRQRSRRDALIAGLRAHLPAARVAGVAAGLHVLVLLPGAADDTVLADRVAATGVQVHPLSWHRRGPGPPGLVIGYAAHPPDRLTEAAARIGRALNSDGRPAPSRSRSGAPSS
- a CDS encoding NfeD family protein; this encodes MEAVLWVVLAIGLAIAEAFTTTFLVIFFAAGALAAAGAAALGADLLVQLIVFAVVSGISVAALRPVILRHAKPALETGDRPFGIEAIAGSLGTVIEEVTGDRGMIKIDGELWQARSVDDKETFVPGDRVRVVKLHGATLLVWHDDLPNI
- a CDS encoding SPFH domain-containing protein, which encodes MEVVLAVLGIAIVMFAVITLAKSVRIIPQQRMDVVERLGKYQRTLSPGLNLLVPFIDSVRTKVDMREQVVSFPPQPVITSDNLVVSIDTVLYFKVVDPVRATYEISNFLQAIEQLTVTTLRNVIGSLDLERALTSRDQINKHLSSVLDETTGRWGIKVTRVEIKAIEPPPSIRDSMEKQMRAERERRATILNAEGHKQAQILTAEGEKQAAVLRADGDRQARILQAEGQAKAIRTVFDAIHQANPSQKVLAYQYLQSLPQIANGTANKVWILPTELTKALEGLGGALGGLANMAGDVPRDGGLDPAAIEREAEAAAADAAAEARALDNEALPAPESIPPAAALGGADYDGAEHIEKR
- a CDS encoding serine hydrolase domain-containing protein, which gives rise to MTLLPETCRRIDEIATRAQSTGRVPSLALAVVRDRVVLHFAGAGEQPHPDPKTQYRLGSITKTITATMVMQLRDEGFFALDDLLYRHLPGTPIGGVTLRQLLGHVSGLQREPDGPWWERHPGGDVDALLAELTYEKLAGAPYRRYRYSNLAYGLLGAVLERVTGATWSELAGKRVLDPLGMKRTSYHPMEPYARGYVVHALSGALHEEPRPDTGAMAPAGQLWSTITDMAKWAGFLADPAPAVLARETVDEMCAPVVISDLESWTAGHGLGPQLFRVGERVYVGHGGSMPGYLAHIAVHRGSRLGAVVFANAYGLDNTSIQQVSLDALTAAVDSEPVGVPVWRPPAAPQGEAAEICGRWWWMGREHSITPDGDTLLMSGPFAETRYAREAPDRWRGLSGPNEGEVLRILRDPDGQAERLDIATFRFSRDPMHLA
- a CDS encoding DMT family transporter — encoded protein: MKALPVLAGATGMIFVGGSVAVSGHLTDAPVHTVQALRYAVACLLLLAWARAGGSPVLRPRGREWLWLLGVTVTGLVIFNVALVQGSEHAEPAVIGVAVACVPILLAAVGPVLEGRRPAARVLAAATVVTIGAMLVQGLGRTDAAGLFWAAVTFGCEAAFTLLAVPVLGRHGPLGVSVHATWMGAAMFTVLALTVEGPAAVTRIHRDDLLAGGYLAVLVTAVAFLLWYTCVTRLGPGRAGLLTGLTPIAAAATGVALGGPLPSPAVWLGITIVATGLALGLTTRPATRSRPVVGAAPEPAGRP